A stretch of DNA from Rhodothermales bacterium:
GGGCAGTTCCAGCGGTGTTTCGAGTTCGTAACTCTGGCCCCGGTACCGGAGGTCGACGAATGCCTCTACACGCCGGCCCGTCTCTGCGGTCGGCCGGCGAGCGAGGAGGATGCCACACAGCCTCGCGACGCCTTCGGCGAGCGGCGCCGGGTTTTCAAGCAACGCTTCAGCCGGCCGGTGGATGGCGTGGGAGGCGTCGCTCACGACGTCCGCCATCAACAGTCCCAGCGCGCTCAGCACGCCGGGATGAAGCGGCACAAGGATGCGGCGCATGTCCAGCGCCGCGGCGAGGTCGGTGGCGTGGAGCGGGCCAGCGCCGCCAAACGGCATCAGGAGGTACGCCCGTGGATCGTGGCCGCGCTCGACCGATACGCGGCGAAGCGCCCGCTCCATGGTGGCGTTGGCGATGCGGACGATGCCCAGTGCGGTGTGTTCGACCGATTGGCCGAGGGGTTCGCTGATCCGTCCGATGGCCTGCCGCGCGGCCTCGACATCCAGCGCGCGCCCGTCGCCGTGTTGGAACGCCCCGGGATGGAGCCGGCCGAGGACCAGGTTCGCGTCGGTGACGGTGGGTGCGATGCCGCCGCGTCCGTAACAGGCCGGCCCGGGACGTGCGCCGGCGCTTTCGGGCCCCACGCGCAGGGCGCCGCCGGCGTCCACCCGCGCCATGCTGCCCCCGCCGGCGCCTACAGTGTGAATGTCGATCGTCGGGAGGCGTAGCGGTAGGCTGTCGATGTGGCTCTCGGGCGACCGGGGCACTTCACCGGGGCACAACGCCACGTCGGTGCTCGTGCCGCCCATGTCGAAGGTCATCAGCCGGGGCCGCTCGTCCCCGGTGGCCTGGCGGGCTAGGGCAAAAGCACCCACGACGCCGCCGGCGGGGCCGCTCAGCACCAGCCGCGCCGCCTGGTCTGCCGCCAGGTCCAGGTCGATCGCGCCGCCGTTCGACTGCATGATGCGTACGCTCCGACGTCCCAACGCCCGGCCCAGCCGGTTCAGATACCGGGCTACGAGGGGCTGGACATACGCGTTGATGACCGTAGACGCTACGCGTTCGTACTCGCGGTACTCCGGCAGCAAGGTACTGCTCAGGGTGATGAAGGCGTCCGGCAACTCCTCCCGCACTATCGCCGCCGTCCGTAGTTCGTGTTCCGGGTGGAGGAAGGAGAAGAGGTAGACGATGGCGATGCTCTCGACGCCGGCCGCCCCCAGCGCCAGCGCTTCGCGTCGGACGGCCGCTTCATCGAGGGGCTGGACGACCTGTCCGGCGCTGTCGATGCGCTCCGGGATGCCCCGCCGCCAGGGCTGGGGCACGATCGGTTCGGGCCGCGTGGATTCCAGGCGGTACAGGTGCGGGCGATGCTGCCGGCCGATCGCCAGCACGTCTGTGAATCCTTCCGTAGTGAGCAGCCCCGTTCGTGCGCCGCGGCGTTCGAGCAGGGCATTTGTCGCCACGGTGGTGCCGTGCACCACGAGGGCCTCGTCGGAGGCCCCGAGGCGTTCGAGCCCCGCGAGGATGCCGGCGCTCTGATCGTCCGGCGTCGTCGGTACCTTGAGCACCCACAGGACGCCCTGTTCGAGCAGCACAAAATCAGTAAACGTCCCCCCGACGTCGATCCCTATGAGCGTCGTGTGTGGCATGGGCTACCGAGCGCCAAGGTCCCGGCCTCCGTTGGTGCAAAAGGTGCCCTCGACGGGTCGGCAGCGACAGGGGTAGAGCGCGGAGGGGGGTTCGGGTTGGAGCAACGGCTCGATCAGGTCCGCCATAGCCTCGATTAGCCCGGGATGATCGTGCGGTACAGGCACCCGGAAGAAGGCCATGCCCTCGGCTTCGACCTCTTCCCTGAAGTCAATGTCCAACTCGGCGAGCGTTTCCGACTGCTCGTGGAGGAAGCTGATGGGCTCTACGACGAGGCGCCTGGCGCGGACGGCCTTGACGTGCGCCGCGTTGTCGGGCTGCGTCCAGGCGATATTGCGGTTGGCGTGGTTCTGATATCCGATCGTGTATTTCACGCCCAGCAAGCCGGCAATCTCCCGGCAATTCTCCTCCACGTATTGATCGTACCGGCTGCCGGCCTCGATGTATTTCATCGGGGTGCCGTGGGCGGAAAAGTACAGCAGGGTATCCGGGTCGTGCAGGTCGATACCCGCATCGGCGGTCGACCGCGCGATGTGGTCCGCCCGCATGCGTACGTAGGCTGACGACGCATGCCAGCCCGAGATGCCCCGCACAGGGCCCGAAAAGCCCTGTTCCGCGGCGGCCTCCCACACCGCGTTAAGGGCAGCGACGTTTGTGGTGACGCCGCAGAGGGGGTAGACGGAAAAGCCGACCAACTGGTCGGCGCCATCGGCCAGGGCGTCGCGCACGACCTCGGCGATCGTCGGGGACGTGAATTGCATGCCCGTGTAGGCGCGGACATCGTGGCCGCGGGCCGCGAGCCGTGCCTCGACCCGTTCGGTCTGCTGGTGCGCCTGCCCATCCAGCGGCGAGCCACCGATCTTTTTATAATCCTCGATCAACCCCGGTGCGCGGCGTTCGGCGAGCTCGCGGCATCGGCGGCGCAGCGCTTCTTCGTTCGGGTATTCCTCGAGTGGGGCGTTGGTGTAGAAGATGCGTTCGAGGAAAGGCACCACGACTTCGGCCGTCGCCTCGGCCGGCTCGCCGAAGTTCAACAGGATGATTCCGGTGCGGGGCATGTGGGGGGATCAGGATTTGGGGAGATAGGCCATCACTTCGCCGGCGGCGCGTTCGCCATCGCGGATGCAATCCGGGATGCCGACGCCGCGGTAGGCCGCGCCGGCGAGAAAGCAGCCCGGATGGCGGCGCAGCCCGATGTCGATACCCGCCACGCGATCCACATGACCGACAGCATAGTGGGGCATCGAGGACGACCATCGTTGCACAACGTGGAAGAGCGGGGCGGCCGTGATGCCGAGCACGTCGCGGGCTTCGCTCACGGCGATCCGCACCAGGCGATCGTCTTGCGGATCGGTCGAGGCACTGTTCGAGGCACTGTTCGAGGCATTGCTCGAGCCGGTGCTGGCTCCGTTGATGAACATCCGCAGGAGCACTCGGCCGGCGGGCGCGCGGTCCGGTAACTTCGTGGACATCCAGGTACACGCACGTACGGCGCGTCCCTCGCTGCGCGGGGTGATGTAGCCGTAGGCATCGAGCGGGTGGTCTACATCGACTCGGTCATACGCCAGGAAAACCGCATCCATCGAGCCATAGGGAATGGTATCGAGCCGCTGGGCGATTTCCGGAGCCCACGGGCGGAGCAGATTGGCCGAGACGAAGGAGGGTGTCGCGGCGATGAAGGCATCGCAGGTCACGGCGCGTGCGCCTTCCAGCTCCAGCGTGTACCCGGCGCCTTTCCGGCTGATGCCGGCCACCCGTATGCCCGTGCGAACTTCCGAGAGCGCGGCGGCGACGGCTTGCGGGAGGCGGCGCATGCCGCCGGCGAGTGAGACAAACGGCGTGGTCGCCGCGGGTTCAACGGCGGGGGCCGCCTGGAGGCCACGGAGGATGCCCCCGTGAATGCGTTCGAGCCGGCGGAGTTGCGGAAAGGTGGCCATCAGGCTGATGGCATCCCCATCGCCCCCGTAAATGCCGCCCAGTAGCGGATCGACGAGTCGGGAGAAGGCCTCCTGGCCGAGCCGGCGGGTGATGAAGGCGCCGACCGACTCGTCGTCGTCGCCATATCGGGCTGGCAGGACGTAGTCGAGCGCCGCGCGCATCTTACCGGCCGGCGAAAGCAGCGGGCTGCGCGCGAGCGGGCCGAGGCGGGCCGGCACGAGGCCGCTGAGTCCTTCGGGAAGCGGATAAAACGACCCCTTGAAGTAGATCCGACTCCCCATCCGGCCGGGGTCTGTGTTGGTGCCGATGATCTCGCTCCCGAGTCCGATCGCCTCGCAGAGGCGGATCCCTTCGGGTTTCCGCGCCAGGAAGATGTCCGGCCCGCGCTCGATCGTGAACCCGTCGCGGTACACGGTGTCGATCTTCCCGCCGACCTCGGGCGCCGAATCGAACACCATCACGCGCAGATCCATCCCCAGACCGCTTGCCGACCGCTCGAGGGCATAGGCCGCGGCGAGACCGCTGATGCCGGCCCCGATCACCGCTACCGTTTTTCGACTCATGTTGCGCGTCGCCATACGGCTTTACCTACAAAGAAGGGGCCGAGTTTTTCAAGAAACTCCGACGTCTGTCGTGTGCGGCGCATGTGCTGGACGACCATCGACAGCGGATAGAGTTCTTTGCCCATCAAGCCGGCGATGAAGTCGTTGTCGTTTACATCGAACCCGTGGCAGGCGAGCCGGATGTCGTGCGCATGGTCCGCCCGGCCGTAGGCCATCCCGATGCCGCCGTGCTCCATAAGCATCGCGCGCTGTTCCTCGCGGGGCAACTGCTCGAAACGCCCGCTGCGGCGCAGCGGGTACCAGACCGCCCAGGGCCAGTCCGGGTGCGTCGCATGCCGGATCGGTCGCTCGACCAGGACCTCGTCCAGATCGGTTTCGTACCCGATCGTGTAGGTTCGTCCGAAAAGCGTAAATTCCGGCTTAAACGTAAGGTCCGAAAACGGATGCCGATGCACGAGCGGGCGGACGACGTCCACGAAATAGTTGGCGTCCTCACTGAATGTCAGCAGCCCGACGCCGGTAGGGTCGTTTAACTCCTCGTAGAGGACCCCATGGATAACGCTGTCTTCGAGCGTTTCTACGATCCGATGGGTGTGCTGGCAGCCGGAAAAGGCCAGCATTTGCATATACAGCCGGCGATCGGAGGCCAGTTCCGCGCCGTCGGCGGCCTTTCCTTTTTCACGCAGGTCGAGCCCCTTTTTTTCGGGAATCGCGATATCGAGTGCCATGAGGGGATGGATTCAAGGTTCAAAGTCAAGGTTCAAGGTACAAAAGCGTGCATGCAAACATCCTTAAACCTTCAACTTCAAACCTTAGACCGATTTACATGATCGAAAGGGATACAACGATGCGCAACTATCTTTGGATCTGCCTGGTGCTTCTCGGACTCGGCCAGCCGGCGCGGCTCGCGGCGGCGCAGGTCGCTGGCGTCGATGTCCTGCACTACGTATTCGAGCTGACGCTGAGCGACGAGGCCGACCGGATCGAGGGCGAGACGACGCTTACGGCACGATTCACGCGCCCCGATGTCGCCGCGTTGCCCCTGAACCTGGTCTCGCCCACCGGGCCCGCCGAAACAGGCATGCGGGTCGATGCGGTACTCGAAGATGGCCGGCCGATCCGGTTCAACCAGATCGAGGACCGACTTCTACTTACCCTGTCGTCACCCTCGCAGGCCGGTGAGGAGCGCGTCTTCACCATTACCTATGCCGGCACGCCGACTGACGGGCTAATCGTCTCCCGAAACCGGCACGGCAACCGCACCTTTTTTGGCGATAACTGGCCCAACCGGGCGCGGCACTGGCTGCCTACGATCGATCATCCCTCCGACAAGGCGACCTGCGAATTTGTCGTCCGCGCGCCGGCCGGCTACCAGGTGATCGCGAACGGACGGCTCGTCGAAGAAACGGACCTGCCCGGCGGCATGCGCCTTACGCACTGGAAGACGGAGGCGTCGTTGCCGACCAAGGTGATGGTGTTCGGGGCGGCCCGTTTCGCCGTACGCCACGAGGGCGAATACCAGAACGTGCCCATCCAGTCGTGGGTGTACCCCGAGGATCGCGAGGCCGGCTTCCACGACTTCGGGGTGACGCTGGACATGCTCCGCTTCTTCGAGCAGCGGATCGGGCCGTTTCCCTATGAGAAACTCGCTAATGTGCAGTCTAAGACGCGGTACGGCGGGATGGAAAACGCCGGCGCGATCTTCTACAACGAAAACGCGATCACCGGCGAGCGCGCGAACGCGGTGACGGTGGCCCACGAGATTGCCCACCAGTGGTTCGGCGACTCGGTCACGGAAGCCGATTGGCCCCATATCTGGCTGAGCGAGGGGTTTGCCACCTACTTCGCCGAGTTGTATTTCGAGCACACCCTCGGCCGTGAACGATTGCAGGAAGGCATGGCCGAAGCGCGGGCCGCCGTGCTGGGATTTTATCGCCGCAACGCCGGCGCGCCGCTCGTCAATCCGGCTCCAACCGATCCGAACGAACATCTCAATACCAACAGCTACCAGAAAGGCGCCTGGGTGCTGCACATGTTGCGCGGCCTCCTCGGCGAGGAGGCCTTCTGGGCCGGCATCCGCGCGTACTACGCCACCTACCGCGACGCCAACGCCACGTCCGCCGACCTCCAGCGCGTCATGGAAGAGGCCTATGGGAAGGAACTCGGGTGGTTCTTTCAGCAGTGGCTCGAGCGGCCGGGGCACCCGAAGGTGGCCGTGTTATGGACGTACGACGCGGGGCAGGTCGTCGTGACGGTGAACCAGACCCAGCGCGAGGCGCCCTTCCGGTTTCCGCTCACACTGGCGCTCGGGTCGGCGCCTGGCGCGCGGCGTGAGACCGTGGACATTTCGGGCGTTTCCGAGCGGTTTTCGTTCACCGCGTCCGGGCCGATAGATCGCATCGTGGTGGATCCGGATGGTGCCGTGCTGCTCGAAGAAGACCTATAGCGGCGGCTCGAATGGTCGATACCTCTCTGAGAATGCCATTTGGACAACAGAGGGTAAGGCCCTTGATGATCATACCCGATACACAGGCTGCGGCGCCAGAATCTCCGAACGGAAACGCGTCGGATGAGGGGGCCGTGCTGCGCGCCCTGCAAGAAGAATTGCGTGAAACGAGGCTGCTCTTCGGCGAGATGCAGCGCCTCGTGAACCTGGGGACCTGGAGCTACTACCCATCGGATGGGCGCATCGTATGGTCGGACGAGGTGTTTCGCATCGCCGGCTTTGCCCGAGAACAGGGCGAACCCGACTTCGATGGCTACCTCCAGCGGATTCATCCAGAGGATGCACCTATGTTTCTGGATGTGGTCCAACGCGCGCTCCAATGCAACGAAGCCTATACGATCAAACATCGGTTGCTGCTGCCCGATGGGCAGATCAGATGGACGATCAGCAGCGGACGCGTTTTATATGACGATCAGGGCCAACCGGTCAAGCTGATCGGTACCCTTCAGGATATCTGCAAGCAGGAAGAAATCAGCCGGGCGACGCGGGATTCCGAACAGCGGCTGCGCTTTCACATCGAACATTCGCCTCTGGCGTATATCGAGTGGGGTAGGAACTTCAACGTGGTCGAATGGAATCCGGCGGCGGAGCGCATGTTTGGTTTCACACGCGATGAAGTCATCGGGATCATTCCTGGAATGTTTCCTGTGGAGGAGAAGGAGAAGGTGATCGCCCTGACCCGAACCTTACTGGCCGGGCAGGGGGGGACCTACAGCGTGAACACCAACCAGACAAAAGCCGGCAAACGCATCACCTGCGAGTGGTTCAATACGACGCTGCGTTCGGCGGATGGACAGGTGGTGGGCGTTAGTTCGATCGTGCAGGACATCACGCAACGCATCGAGGCGGAGCAGGCCCTGATGGATTACGCGCGCGAGCTAAAAAAGACGCGCGACCAGGCGGAGAGCGCCACCCTTGCCAAGAGCGCCTTCCTCGCGAACATGAGCCATGAAATCCGGACGCCGCTGAACGGCGTGATCGGCATGGCAAGTCTGCTGAGCGAAACCGAGCTGTCGAGCGAACAGAGCGATTTTGTTTCGACCATCCTCGTCTCCAGCGAGACGCTGCTCGGCATCATCAACGACGTGCTGGATTTTTCGAAGATTGAAGCCGGCAAAGTCGAACTCGAGCGTCTGCCCGTATACGTACACGACCTGATCGAAGGCTCGCTCGATCTCCTGGCGACCCGTGCCGCGGACCACGGTCTGGAATTGCTGTACGAACTGGAGCCTGGAATCCCGAAGCGCATCTATACCGACCCTACGCGCCTGCGCCAGATCCTGGTCAACCTCCTGGCGAATGGCGTCAAGTTTACCGAGTGCGGAGAGATCGAGGTCCGCGTCGGCGCTGAAGAACGGGCAGACGGCAGGTACACCCTTCATTTCACCGTACGAGACACGGGGATCGGGATCCCGCCGGAGAAGGTCGATCGGTTGTTTCGATCGTTCTCGCAGGTCGACGCCTCCACCAACCGCAAGTACGGCGGCACGGGTCTGGGGCTGTCGATCTCCTTCAGGCTGGCGGAGTTGATGGGGGGGACGATGTGGGTGGAGAGTGTCGAGGGGGTGGGTACCACGTTTCACTGCACGATCGTCGCGGATGCCCTACCCGGCGATACCGGCGAGGCGGATCGCGCCTTCCCGGTGGCGCAGCGGATCCTGCTGCTCGAACCCCATCCGCAAAGCCGCGCGATACTCAGCCGCCGGCTGGTCGCGATGAATCTGGTCGTCGAACCCTGTGCAAGCGTCGCGGAGGCACAGTCCAGGATCCTGTCGGCCAGGTTTGATGCCCTCATCATCGATAGCCGGCTGACGCGCGAAGAAGCCGGCCAATTAAACACGACGCTTGCTGCCTCCTGCGTGCACGTGCCGGTGCTGGCCATGGTGTCTCTGGGAGGCGATTCCGGCAACCGCACCCTGCCGGCGGATGTGTACCTTCACCGTCCAGTGCGGGTGCTGGGGCTGTTCACGAAACTCCAGGAGACCTTTTCCAAGAAGCCGTTTACCCATCTCAGCGCGGCCGCCGGCCTTTCCGTGGCCGATACGCGGGTGCTCGTGGCGGAAAAACACCCGCTCCACCAGCGACTCGTGCTTAAGATGCTGGGCGATCTCGGCTGTAGGGTCGACGTCGTACGCCCGGCCGACGCTCTGGCCGCGAGTGCCGGCGGAGGAAGTAGGCTCATCGTGCTGGGGCTCGATGAGATTGAACGGGCCGTCGCCACTCAGCCGGCGCTCCGATTCGACGCGGGGGATGCCTATGTGGTGGCTCTGGCGATGCACCTCAGCGCCGTCCGTCGCAGCGAGCTTCAGGCCATTGGCGTCGTAGATGTACTCCAACTACCCCTTCAGGCCGGCGCGCTGCAGCGCGTCGTACAGCGCTACATGCGGTCGGCGACATCGGTTCTTCTGGCCGTCGGGGGATGACCGGGGCGGACGAAGGTGTTCCGTTTGAGTGAAGGTCGTAGATTGGAGGGTCTCCGTCCACCCTCGCCCGCGTATCCATGACCTGGCGAACGCCCCTCCTGTTGATGCTGAGCGTGTCGCTGGCTGCCGCCGGCCTCGCGGCGTTCCGTTTTGCCCGAACGCCGGTTTCGTTCAACGACGATATCCGCCCGGTGCTCAATGCCAACTGCCTCCGGTGTCACGGCGGTGTCCGTCAGGCCGGCGGCTTCAGCCTGCTGTTTCCTGATGAGGCCCAGGTTCCTGGCGAATCCGGCCGCATCCCCATCGTCCCCGGGCAGCCCGACTCCAGTGAGGTGATCCGCCGCATTCGTCACTCCGACCCCGAGGAGCGGATGCCGTTCGAACATCCGCCGCTGAGCGGTGACCAGATCGACCTCCTCACCCGCTGGATCGAGGCTGGCGCTCCGTTCGAAACCCACTGGGCCTACGTGCCGCCCGACTCGACTCTCACACCGCCCGACATCTCGTCTCCCTGGATCCGAAACGATATCGATCGCTTCATCCTGACCCGGCTCGAAGCGCAGGACCTGGTCCTCAGCCCGGAGGCCGCGTGTTACGACCTCCTCCGCCGGCTCGCGCTCGACCTCACCGGCTTACCCCTCGCTCCCGACCAGGCTGACGCCTATTGCCGAGCACCAGGCGAGAAAGCCTATCTGACCCTCGTCGATAGCCTGCTCGCCACGCCGGCGTACGGCGAACACCTCGCCGCCACCTGGCTGGACCTCGCCCGCTACGCGGACACCAAAGGCTACCGGCCCGACCTTCACCGAGAAATCTGGCCCTATCGGGACTGGGTGATCGAGGCGTTTAACGCAGACATGCCCTTCGACCGGTTCACCATCGAACAACTCGCCGGCGACCTCCTTCCCGATCCTACCATCTCTCAGCGCACCGCCACGGCCTTCCATCGCAACAGCATGGCCAGCGACGAAGGCGGGACGGACGACGAGGAGTTTCGCGTCGCCGGCGTGATCGATCGGGTCAACACGACCTGGGAGGTCTGGATGGGCACCACCATGGTCTGCGTCCAGTGCCACAGCCACCCCTACGACCCGTTCCGGCACGAGGAGTATTTCACCTCCTACGCCTTCTTCAACAACACGGCCGATACGGATCACTACTCGGAGGCTCCGCACCTCGCGACGTACGATGCACTGCGCGCCGATTCGGTGCATACGCCCATCATGATGGAACTCGAGGGGGATGCCCGCCGCGTCACCCATCGGTTCACCCGGGGAAACTGGCTGGATCCCGCCGAGGTCGTCGAACCGGGCGTGCCGGGCTCGTTGCCGGCGATGGCGCCCGAGCTGCCCCGCAATCGCCTCGGCTTCGCTCGATGGATCGTGAGCCCGGATCACCCGCTGACCTCCCGGGTGCTCGCGAACCGACTCTGGGCCGGCCTCTTCGGGCGAGGCATCGTGCAGACGCTGGAAGATTTTGGGACACAGGGCGAGCCGCCCACCCACTCCGAGTTGCTGGACTGGCTCGCCGTCCGCCTCCGCACCACCCACGGCTGGCGCATCAAGCCTTTTTTGCGGGAGATCGTCCTTTCGGCCACCTATCGCCAGACCAGCCGGCTCACGCCGGAACTCCTGGAGCAGGATCCAGCCAATCTGTGGCTGGCGCGGGGACCGCGCGTTCGTCTTTCGGCCGAGCAGATCCGCGACCAGGGGCTGGTCGTGAGCGGGCTCCTCCATCCGTCGATCGGCGGCCCGAGCGTCATGCCGGCCCAGCCGCCCGGCATCTGGAGCGTCCAACTCCGGCCCCAGATCCAGTGGAAAAACGCCGACAACCCGGAGGACCGTCGCCGGCGCGCCCTGTACACCTACTGGCGGCGATCCAGCCCCTACCCCTCGATGGCCGCGTTTGATAGCCCGAGCCGGGAGCAGTGTGTGTCGCGCCGGGTGAGCACCAACACCCCGCTACAGGCCTTCGTTACCCTGAACGACCCGGTCTACGTTGAGATGGCCCGGGGCCTCGCCAGCCGCATGGCCGAAGCAGGCCCGGGGCTCGAAGACCAGATCACGCACGGCTATCGCCTGACCCTGCTGGCCCCGCCCTCGTCCGAGACCCTGGGGACGCTCACTGAATTGCACCACGCGGCCCGCGCCCGGTACGCCGGTGCACCCGCGGACACCCTCGCCGCGGCCGCCGGCCCGCTGCAGCCGGCCACGCCGGAACGCGCCGCGTTGGTTCAAGTGGCCTCGGCCCTCCTGAACCTGGATGCGTTCATCATGAAACCATGAGGAGCAGGCAACGCGACATGGACCCGATTCAAGCCTACCGACACACCCTCGGCGCCCATCAAACACGCCGACACTTCCTTCGCACCTGCTCATCCGGCCTCGGCGCCGCGGCGCTGACGTCCTTGCTCGGCGCGTGCGGCGGCGCACGAACACCGGCCAAGGAGGTCCTGCACGCCGCCTCCCGCGTCGCGCCGAAGGCGCGGAGCGTCATCTTCCTCCACATGGAAGGGGGCCCCTCCCAGCTGGAACTGTTCGACTACAAGCCGGCTCTCGCCCGCCTCGACGGGCAGGAGTGCCCGCCCTCGCTGATCGAAGGCAAACGCTTTGCGTTCATCGAAGGCGTGCCGAAGATGCTCGGCCCCCACACCACGTTCCGCCGGCACGGGCGGTCCGGCGCTTACGTATCGGACGTGCTCCCGCACTTCGCGACCATCGTGGACGAGGTCGCCTTCCTCAAGGCTGTGCACACCGACCAGTTCAACCACGCGCCGGCGCAGCTCCTGTTTTACACGGGCCACGCGCGGACCGGCCGGCCAAGCATGGGGTCGTGGGTGACGTACGGGCTCGGGTCCGACAACGACAACCTGCCCGGCTACGTGGTCCTCGTCTCCGGCCGCGCCGAGCCCAGCGCCGGAAAAAGCCTCTGGGGCAGCGGCTTCCTGCCGACGGTGTTTCAGGGCGTTCAGTGTCGCTCGGGCGATGAGCCGGTGCTGTATATGAACGACCCGCCCGGGGTGGACCGCGGCACGCGCCGGCTGGCGCTCGACGCCATCAACACCATCAACCAGCGTCACTACGAGGACGTGCTGGATCCCGAAATCCTCACCCGCATCGAGCAATACGAGCTGGCCTTCCGGATGCAGATCGCCGCCCCCGAGGTGCTGGACGTCAGCGCGGAGTCCGAGGAAACCCGCCGGCTCTATGGCGCCGAATCGGGCGTGGCCTCGTTCGCCAACAACTGCCTGCTCGCCCGCCGACTCGTCGAAAACGGGGTGCGCTTCGTCCAGCTCTTCCACGACGGCTGGGACTCCCACGGCACCACGGAATACGAATCGATCAACTACGGCTTCGTGGAGCGGTGCAAGGAGGTGGATCAGGCGATGACGGGGCTGGTGATCGACCTCAAACGGCGCGGCCTGCTCGACGACACGCTCGTCGTATGGGGCGGCGAGTTCGGGCGGACGCCCATGATGGAGAACCGGGGCGGGGTGTCCAACCCGTTTAAAGGGCGAGACCACCATAGCGAGGCCTTTACGATGTGGCTCGCCGGCGGTGGC
This window harbors:
- a CDS encoding hydantoinase/oxoprolinase family protein, with protein sequence MPHTTLIGIDVGGTFTDFVLLEQGVLWVLKVPTTPDDQSAGILAGLERLGASDEALVVHGTTVATNALLERRGARTGLLTTEGFTDVLAIGRQHRPHLYRLESTRPEPIVPQPWRRGIPERIDSAGQVVQPLDEAAVRREALALGAAGVESIAIVYLFSFLHPEHELRTAAIVREELPDAFITLSSTLLPEYREYERVASTVINAYVQPLVARYLNRLGRALGRRSVRIMQSNGGAIDLDLAADQAARLVLSGPAGGVVGAFALARQATGDERPRLMTFDMGGTSTDVALCPGEVPRSPESHIDSLPLRLPTIDIHTVGAGGGSMARVDAGGALRVGPESAGARPGPACYGRGGIAPTVTDANLVLGRLHPGAFQHGDGRALDVEAARQAIGRISEPLGQSVEHTALGIVRIANATMERALRRVSVERGHDPRAYLLMPFGGAGPLHATDLAAALDMRRILVPLHPGVLSALGLLMADVVSDASHAIHRPAEALLENPAPLAEGVARLCGILLARRPTAETGRRVEAFVDLRYRGQSYELETPLELP
- the hemH gene encoding ferrochelatase, whose translation is MPRTGIILLNFGEPAEATAEVVVPFLERIFYTNAPLEEYPNEEALRRRCRELAERRAPGLIEDYKKIGGSPLDGQAHQQTERVEARLAARGHDVRAYTGMQFTSPTIAEVVRDALADGADQLVGFSVYPLCGVTTNVAALNAVWEAAAEQGFSGPVRGISGWHASSAYVRMRADHIARSTADAGIDLHDPDTLLYFSAHGTPMKYIEAGSRYDQYVEENCREIAGLLGVKYTIGYQNHANRNIAWTQPDNAAHVKAVRARRLVVEPISFLHEQSETLAELDIDFREEVEAEGMAFFRVPVPHDHPGLIEAMADLIEPLLQPEPPSALYPCRCRPVEGTFCTNGGRDLGAR
- the hemG gene encoding protoporphyrinogen oxidase, with protein sequence MSRKTVAVIGAGISGLAAAYALERSASGLGMDLRVMVFDSAPEVGGKIDTVYRDGFTIERGPDIFLARKPEGIRLCEAIGLGSEIIGTNTDPGRMGSRIYFKGSFYPLPEGLSGLVPARLGPLARSPLLSPAGKMRAALDYVLPARYGDDDESVGAFITRRLGQEAFSRLVDPLLGGIYGGDGDAISLMATFPQLRRLERIHGGILRGLQAAPAVEPAATTPFVSLAGGMRRLPQAVAAALSEVRTGIRVAGISRKGAGYTLELEGARAVTCDAFIAATPSFVSANLLRPWAPEIAQRLDTIPYGSMDAVFLAYDRVDVDHPLDAYGYITPRSEGRAVRACTWMSTKLPDRAPAGRVLLRMFINGASTGSSNASNSASNSASTDPQDDRLVRIAVSEARDVLGITAAPLFHVVQRWSSSMPHYAVGHVDRVAGIDIGLRRHPGCFLAGAAYRGVGIPDCIRDGERAAGEVMAYLPKS
- a CDS encoding chlorite dismutase family protein: MALDIAIPEKKGLDLREKGKAADGAELASDRRLYMQMLAFSGCQHTHRIVETLEDSVIHGVLYEELNDPTGVGLLTFSEDANYFVDVVRPLVHRHPFSDLTFKPEFTLFGRTYTIGYETDLDEVLVERPIRHATHPDWPWAVWYPLRRSGRFEQLPREEQRAMLMEHGGIGMAYGRADHAHDIRLACHGFDVNDNDFIAGLMGKELYPLSMVVQHMRRTRQTSEFLEKLGPFFVGKAVWRRAT
- a CDS encoding M1 family metallopeptidase, producing MRNYLWICLVLLGLGQPARLAAAQVAGVDVLHYVFELTLSDEADRIEGETTLTARFTRPDVAALPLNLVSPTGPAETGMRVDAVLEDGRPIRFNQIEDRLLLTLSSPSQAGEERVFTITYAGTPTDGLIVSRNRHGNRTFFGDNWPNRARHWLPTIDHPSDKATCEFVVRAPAGYQVIANGRLVEETDLPGGMRLTHWKTEASLPTKVMVFGAARFAVRHEGEYQNVPIQSWVYPEDREAGFHDFGVTLDMLRFFEQRIGPFPYEKLANVQSKTRYGGMENAGAIFYNENAITGERANAVTVAHEIAHQWFGDSVTEADWPHIWLSEGFATYFAELYFEHTLGRERLQEGMAEARAAVLGFYRRNAGAPLVNPAPTDPNEHLNTNSYQKGAWVLHMLRGLLGEEAFWAGIRAYYATYRDANATSADLQRVMEEAYGKELGWFFQQWLERPGHPKVAVLWTYDAGQVVVTVNQTQREAPFRFPLTLALGSAPGARRETVDISGVSERFSFTASGPIDRIVVDPDGAVLLEEDL
- a CDS encoding ATP-binding protein; the encoded protein is MIIPDTQAAAPESPNGNASDEGAVLRALQEELRETRLLFGEMQRLVNLGTWSYYPSDGRIVWSDEVFRIAGFAREQGEPDFDGYLQRIHPEDAPMFLDVVQRALQCNEAYTIKHRLLLPDGQIRWTISSGRVLYDDQGQPVKLIGTLQDICKQEEISRATRDSEQRLRFHIEHSPLAYIEWGRNFNVVEWNPAAERMFGFTRDEVIGIIPGMFPVEEKEKVIALTRTLLAGQGGTYSVNTNQTKAGKRITCEWFNTTLRSADGQVVGVSSIVQDITQRIEAEQALMDYARELKKTRDQAESATLAKSAFLANMSHEIRTPLNGVIGMASLLSETELSSEQSDFVSTILVSSETLLGIINDVLDFSKIEAGKVELERLPVYVHDLIEGSLDLLATRAADHGLELLYELEPGIPKRIYTDPTRLRQILVNLLANGVKFTECGEIEVRVGAEERADGRYTLHFTVRDTGIGIPPEKVDRLFRSFSQVDASTNRKYGGTGLGLSISFRLAELMGGTMWVESVEGVGTTFHCTIVADALPGDTGEADRAFPVAQRILLLEPHPQSRAILSRRLVAMNLVVEPCASVAEAQSRILSARFDALIIDSRLTREEAGQLNTTLAASCVHVPVLAMVSLGGDSGNRTLPADVYLHRPVRVLGLFTKLQETFSKKPFTHLSAAAGLSVADTRVLVAEKHPLHQRLVLKMLGDLGCRVDVVRPADALAASAGGGSRLIVLGLDEIERAVATQPALRFDAGDAYVVALAMHLSAVRRSELQAIGVVDVLQLPLQAGALQRVVQRYMRSATSVLLAVGG